One genomic segment of Chitinophaga sancti includes these proteins:
- a CDS encoding flavin monoamine oxidase family protein has protein sequence MANEQIDIAIVGGGVSGVYSAWKLKKQFPDQKIVVFEGSDHIGGRLLSVKPPEIPNMTAELGGMRILENTQHLIVNLIDTLNGELPPAEKITLYDFPVDEPQNLAYLRGEYLRLVDFVTRPDKVPYNMSFLEKGNGPGTIIVNAIEQIVPGITNPDLKEEERREMTKDAYFDGVPLYQWGFWNLLYRVISSEGYQFSMDAGGYDSTLVNWNASDAIPWYLSDFGMTPKYKGFTNGFQQVPIALAELFEKDKGEVRLERQLRGFEYTNGQFTLNFNDGQTITAGKLILAMPRRALDLLQPESPLLQQIQPLIKSVTPRPLFKLFTTYANPWWRIAGFTDASGKFVPVQSGRSVTDLPVRQTYYWPNSDGTPSVNGRAMLLASYDDGNNIGFWDGLRPQRSEGWKAGRSHSKVADPFIGDDDKNEKSALPAQGRLNQTWDEYQAPRRMVDEVARQLQQMHGLDYTPLVKSAAFRDWGEDPYGGGWNSWNIGVKSWEVRDQITNPIAGTPLYICGEAYSDAQGWVEGALQTAEIMLGKFLQAPVVNTKQTSQVSQLQPG, from the coding sequence ATGGCAAACGAACAAATCGATATCGCTATCGTAGGTGGCGGTGTTTCCGGAGTATATAGCGCCTGGAAACTGAAAAAGCAATTCCCGGATCAGAAGATCGTTGTATTCGAAGGCAGCGATCATATAGGAGGACGTTTACTGTCAGTGAAACCACCTGAAATACCTAACATGACAGCAGAACTGGGTGGTATGCGCATCCTGGAAAATACCCAGCACCTGATCGTAAACCTGATTGATACCCTCAATGGAGAATTACCACCTGCGGAAAAGATCACACTCTATGATTTTCCTGTAGATGAACCTCAGAACCTGGCATACCTGCGCGGTGAATACCTGCGTTTGGTTGACTTTGTAACAAGGCCGGATAAAGTACCTTACAATATGTCATTCCTGGAAAAGGGGAATGGCCCGGGTACAATCATAGTGAACGCCATTGAACAGATAGTACCAGGTATTACTAATCCGGATCTGAAGGAAGAAGAACGTCGTGAAATGACAAAGGACGCGTATTTTGATGGAGTACCTTTATACCAATGGGGTTTCTGGAACCTGCTGTACAGGGTGATCAGCAGTGAAGGTTACCAGTTCAGTATGGATGCTGGTGGTTATGATTCTACACTGGTGAACTGGAATGCAAGTGATGCTATTCCGTGGTACCTGTCAGACTTTGGTATGACGCCAAAATACAAAGGCTTTACCAATGGTTTCCAACAGGTGCCAATTGCCCTGGCAGAGCTGTTTGAAAAAGATAAAGGAGAAGTACGCCTGGAACGACAACTCCGTGGATTTGAATATACAAACGGACAGTTTACACTGAATTTTAATGATGGACAAACTATTACTGCCGGGAAACTGATACTGGCTATGCCGCGCCGTGCGCTTGATCTGCTACAGCCAGAAAGTCCACTGTTACAACAGATCCAGCCATTGATTAAAAGTGTGACACCAAGACCACTGTTTAAACTCTTCACTACTTATGCAAATCCATGGTGGAGAATAGCTGGATTTACCGATGCGAGTGGTAAATTCGTTCCGGTACAATCAGGTCGTTCCGTAACTGACCTGCCAGTAAGACAAACATACTACTGGCCAAACAGCGATGGAACGCCATCCGTGAATGGCAGAGCAATGTTGCTGGCTAGTTATGATGATGGTAATAATATTGGCTTCTGGGATGGATTAAGACCTCAGCGGTCTGAAGGCTGGAAGGCTGGCCGTTCGCATTCAAAGGTGGCAGATCCATTTATCGGGGATGATGATAAAAATGAAAAGTCTGCATTACCCGCACAAGGGCGGCTGAATCAGACATGGGATGAATACCAGGCGCCTCGTCGTATGGTGGATGAAGTAGCACGTCAGTTGCAACAGATGCATGGATTGGATTATACGCCACTGGTAAAGAGTGCTGCTTTCCGTGATTGGGGTGAAGATCCGTATGGTGGTGGATGGAATAGCTGGAATATCGGCGTGAAGAGCTGGGAGGTAAGAGACCAGATTACAAATCCGATAGCTGGCACACCATTGTACATTTGTGGAGAAGCGTATTCTGATGCACAGGGATGGGTGGAAGGAGCTTTGCAGACAGCAGAGATTATGTTAGGGAAATTTTTGCAGGCCCCAGTGGTAAATACTAAGCAAACGAGCCAGGTAAGCCAACTGCAACCGGGCTGA